The following coding sequences are from one Aquificaceae bacterium window:
- the fmt gene encoding methionyl-tRNA formyltransferase: MKILFFGTPEFALPSLKALHQEFELLGVVCQPDKPAGRGQKLTPPPTKVLAKELGIEVFQPEKKSQIMPIVERLKPDCIVVVAYGKILPPEVINYPTYGCINLHASLLPAYRGSAPIQRAIMAGEKITGNTVMLMDEGMDTGDILSQEEEPIHLEDNLKTLSERLSQKGASLLVRTLKEWSKGNIKPIPQDHSKAFYAPPVQKEELRICWKADAESVRDRIRGLYPDCYTLTEKGERIKVLRVKTVEAQGNPGEVLDRKKLLVACGKDAVEVLELVSPKGKVMSGEEFMRGYKV, from the coding sequence ATGAAAATACTTTTCTTTGGCACTCCCGAGTTTGCCTTGCCATCCTTAAAAGCTCTGCACCAAGAGTTTGAACTTTTGGGAGTGGTTTGCCAACCAGACAAACCTGCAGGCAGAGGTCAAAAGCTCACGCCACCACCTACAAAAGTGCTTGCCAAAGAGCTTGGCATAGAGGTTTTTCAGCCAGAGAAGAAAAGTCAAATAATGCCCATAGTGGAAAGGCTAAAGCCAGACTGTATAGTGGTGGTCGCTTATGGCAAAATACTCCCACCAGAAGTCATAAACTACCCAACCTATGGCTGTATAAACCTGCATGCAAGCCTACTTCCAGCCTATAGAGGCTCTGCACCCATTCAAAGAGCCATCATGGCAGGAGAAAAGATAACAGGAAACACAGTCATGCTTATGGATGAGGGAATGGACACAGGAGACATCCTCTCTCAGGAAGAAGAGCCCATCCACTTAGAGGATAACCTAAAGACCCTTTCAGAAAGGCTCTCTCAGAAGGGAGCAAGCCTTTTGGTAAGGACCTTAAAGGAATGGTCTAAGGGTAATATAAAACCCATACCACAAGACCACAGCAAGGCATTTTATGCACCACCAGTGCAAAAGGAAGAGCTAAGAATATGCTGGAAAGCGGATGCAGAAAGCGTAAGAGACAGAATAAGAGGCTTATACCCAGACTGCTATACCTTGACAGAAAAAGGAGAAAGGATTAAAGTCCTTAGGGTTAAAACCGTGGAAGCTCAAGGAAACCCGGGAGAGGTTCTTGATAGGAAAAAACTCTTAGTTGCCTGTGGAAAGGATGCGGTTGAGGTGCTTGAGCTTGTATCTCCAAAGGGAAAGGTTATGAGTGGAGAGGAGTTTATGAGGGGGTATAAGGTGGA
- a CDS encoding S41 family peptidase gives MSRFKLFGLFFATFIVGFLLGSAGASQGSRQEDEYRYFRMFTDVFRTVKENYVGEVNTRELIYGALNGMLKSLDPFSAFFTPEQYREFRQETGGEFGGVGIEIGMDKGRPIVISPIEGTPAYRAGIRSGDVIIEIDGEDTSNMSLMEVVRKIRGKPGTKVTLTIMRKGVDKPIKVELERAIIKIESVRWTKVEDVGYIRLSQFTEGVGRDVERAVRSLMSQGVKGIVFDLRNNPGGLLTEAINVSEVFLREGKLVVYTKTRRGEVNRYFSRKKPMLPENVPLVVLINRGSASASEIVAGALQDHKRAIIVGERSFGKASVQNIIPLEDGSAIKLTVAHYYTPLGRLIDKKGIQPDVEVKVSEEQEERLQEVIRQRRLRGETGVIVEPELDPQLKKAIQIIKSGLKGYAHTGG, from the coding sequence ATGAGTAGGTTTAAGCTCTTTGGTCTCTTTTTTGCAACATTCATTGTGGGTTTCCTACTGGGAAGTGCAGGTGCATCTCAAGGTAGCAGGCAAGAGGACGAATACAGATACTTTAGGATGTTTACCGATGTGTTTCGCACTGTCAAGGAAAATTATGTAGGGGAAGTCAATACAAGGGAGCTTATATACGGAGCACTCAATGGAATGCTCAAATCCCTTGACCCCTTTTCCGCCTTCTTTACTCCAGAACAGTATAGAGAGTTCAGACAAGAAACAGGAGGAGAGTTTGGTGGTGTGGGTATAGAAATAGGTATGGACAAGGGAAGACCCATAGTTATATCACCTATAGAAGGCACACCAGCCTATAGAGCAGGCATAAGGTCTGGTGATGTAATCATTGAGATAGACGGGGAAGATACCTCTAATATGAGCTTAATGGAAGTGGTGAGAAAGATAAGGGGTAAGCCTGGGACCAAAGTAACTCTAACGATAATGAGAAAGGGAGTGGACAAACCTATAAAAGTAGAGCTTGAAAGGGCAATTATAAAAATAGAAAGTGTTAGATGGACAAAGGTAGAAGATGTAGGATACATAAGGCTCTCTCAGTTTACAGAAGGTGTGGGTAGAGATGTGGAAAGGGCGGTAAGGAGTCTTATGTCGCAAGGTGTAAAAGGAATAGTGTTTGACCTCAGAAATAACCCTGGTGGTCTCCTTACAGAAGCTATAAATGTATCTGAGGTCTTTTTAAGGGAAGGTAAACTTGTGGTTTATACGAAGACAAGGAGGGGCGAGGTAAACAGGTACTTCTCAAGGAAAAAGCCGATGCTTCCAGAAAATGTCCCTCTCGTTGTTCTCATAAACAGAGGCTCTGCCAGTGCATCAGAGATAGTGGCTGGTGCATTGCAAGACCACAAAAGGGCTATAATCGTGGGTGAAAGGAGTTTTGGAAAGGCTTCAGTGCAAAATATAATACCTCTTGAGGATGGCTCTGCCATAAAGCTAACGGTAGCTCACTACTACACACCCTTAGGAAGGCTCATAGACAAGAAGGGCATACAGCCAGATGTGGAGGTAAAAGTTTCGGAAGAACAAGAGGAAAGGCTACAAGAAGTTATAAGGCAAAGAAGGCTTAGGGGTGAAACTGGCGTTATAGTTGAGCCAGAGCTTGACCCACAGCTAAAGAAAGCTATACAGATAATCAAATCTGGTCTTAAGGGTTATGCACACACTGGCGGTTGA
- a CDS encoding zf-TFIIB domain-containing protein — translation MKCPRCVDVELLEVNKYGVLVDVCPVCGGIWLDKGELSKIIQAIQRAETALDEELRGITREHPEIYRRYEEYKHKKKKKSIFGEIFDIFD, via the coding sequence ATGAAGTGCCCAAGATGTGTTGATGTGGAACTTTTGGAAGTCAACAAGTATGGTGTTTTGGTGGATGTTTGCCCTGTTTGTGGAGGCATATGGCTTGACAAAGGCGAGCTCTCCAAGATAATTCAAGCCATACAAAGAGCGGAAACTGCCCTTGATGAGGAGCTAAGGGGAATAACAAGAGAGCACCCTGAAATCTATAGAAGATACGAAGAATACAAGCATAAAAAGAAGAAAAAGTCCATCTTTGGCGAGATATTTGATATATTTGACTGA
- a CDS encoding cation:proton antiporter subunit C, translating into MKELYYLLSFLLISMSTYYFITAINLVKRLIAVNILGSGVFLFFVATARNTPSENPDPVPHALVLTGIVVAVSATALAVSLLLHLSKQREEE; encoded by the coding sequence ATGAAGGAACTGTATTATTTGCTCTCCTTTCTTCTCATAAGCATGAGCACCTACTACTTTATCACCGCCATAAACCTTGTTAAAAGGCTTATCGCAGTCAACATCTTAGGCTCTGGCGTTTTTCTCTTTTTTGTGGCAACCGCAAGAAATACTCCCTCTGAAAACCCAGACCCCGTGCCACATGCTCTTGTGTTAACGGGTATAGTGGTGGCGGTAAGTGCCACAGCCCTTGCGGTCTCCTTACTTTTGCACCTTAGTAAACAAAGAGAGGAAGAGTGA
- a CDS encoding Na+/H+ antiporter subunit E, which produces MLFLAVLYSLIWIAIAGYDLKSVFFGVLAVGSALFVHITLRLYPPRINPIALFEFLGVFLWQAFLGGIDVARRIISPQLKVNPGFVVYNFQSEKLWVKILLALTINLTPGTLSVVIEDKQVLVHTLDVESYSEESVRSLERLLDRVFS; this is translated from the coding sequence ATGCTCTTTCTTGCGGTATTGTATTCTCTTATCTGGATAGCTATAGCGGGCTATGACCTAAAGTCTGTGTTTTTTGGAGTTTTGGCAGTAGGCTCTGCCCTTTTTGTGCATATAACCCTTAGGCTATACCCTCCTCGTATAAATCCTATTGCTCTTTTTGAGTTTCTTGGAGTGTTTCTTTGGCAAGCCTTTCTGGGTGGGATAGATGTAGCAAGACGTATAATCAGTCCACAGCTCAAGGTGAACCCCGGCTTTGTAGTGTATAACTTCCAAAGCGAAAAGCTCTGGGTCAAAATACTCTTAGCCTTGACCATAAACCTTACTCCTGGCACTCTTAGTGTGGTGATAGAGGATAAGCAGGTTTTGGTCCATACTCTTGATGTGGAAAGCTACAGCGAGGAATCTGTAAGGTCGCTTGAAAGACTTTTGGATAGGGTCTTCTCATGA
- a CDS encoding hydrogenase subunit MbhD domain-containing protein, giving the protein MLDIIIGLLMLLSAFASLHSKDLLKSGVFFVVFGFMSGLLWIRLSAPDIAMVEIILGSAITSILIFKLSRGVRDIGIKPKLWRRLWAGAGSLVLFVFLTFYLFTVREEERVGGLVFEKLSLSGVESPVTAVLLNFRGYDTLLEVGVITLAVIGILALEPKRKIYEWNDIVVWRFSKIFLPIIALFSLYITYLGAFSVGGAFQGGSLLAGGLAFLSLSGQKLPIRENPTLFLAVLSLAVFVAFAFVYALVGHGFLTYPLELSTLSIMLIEISICISTGMLLYIAIRGRL; this is encoded by the coding sequence ATGCTTGACATAATAATAGGACTTTTAATGCTCCTGTCCGCTTTTGCATCGCTACACAGCAAGGACCTTTTAAAAAGCGGAGTTTTCTTTGTGGTTTTTGGTTTTATGAGTGGTCTTTTGTGGATTAGGCTTTCCGCACCAGACATAGCCATGGTGGAGATAATACTGGGTTCCGCCATAACAAGTATTCTCATATTTAAGCTGTCAAGGGGTGTGAGGGATATTGGCATAAAACCTAAATTATGGAGAAGGCTTTGGGCTGGTGCAGGCTCTTTGGTGCTGTTTGTATTTCTTACCTTTTACCTGTTTACAGTAAGAGAGGAAGAGAGGGTAGGTGGTCTTGTTTTTGAAAAACTTAGTCTCAGCGGTGTGGAAAGCCCTGTAACTGCGGTTCTTCTTAACTTTAGAGGATACGACACGCTCTTAGAAGTTGGTGTTATAACCCTTGCGGTAATTGGCATATTAGCCCTTGAGCCAAAGAGAAAAATCTATGAGTGGAACGACATAGTGGTGTGGCGTTTTTCTAAAATATTCCTACCTATAATAGCTCTCTTTTCCCTATACATAACCTATCTTGGAGCTTTCTCTGTGGGTGGTGCCTTTCAGGGTGGCTCTCTCTTGGCAGGTGGTCTTGCCTTTTTGAGCCTCTCTGGACAAAAACTGCCGATAAGAGAGAACCCTACCCTTTTCCTCGCTGTGCTTAGCCTTGCAGTCTTTGTAGCCTTTGCCTTTGTATACGCCCTTGTAGGACATGGCTTTCTTACCTACCCCCTTGAGCTTTCAACCTTGTCTATAATGCTTATAGAGATTTCCATATGTATTTCTACAGGAATGCTACTATACATAGCCATAAGGGGTAGACTATGA
- the tsaD gene encoding tRNA (adenosine(37)-N6)-threonylcarbamoyltransferase complex transferase subunit TsaD — protein MHTLAVETSCDETALCIYSDQEGVIGDIILSQAKVHFPYGGVVPELSAREHTKNLLPLLDRLLKETGFDLKKIDFISFTLTPGLILSLVVGVSFAKALAYALRKPLVPVHHLEGHIYSVFLEKPVSYPFLALIVSGGHTDLYLVEDFGRYLFLGGTLDDAVGESYDKVAKLMGLGYPGGPIIDRLAKEGKPLYNLPRPMIEEDTLNMSFSGLKTAVRRLVETQEYSKEDLSASFQKAVMDILERKALLAMEKTGVRRLVIVGGVSANSELRRRFSELSERFGFELHIPHPRLSTDNAQMIAYAGMERFKRGITAPEDINPEPNVPLEVFG, from the coding sequence ATGCACACACTGGCGGTTGAAACCTCCTGCGATGAGACCGCACTTTGTATATACTCCGACCAAGAAGGAGTAATAGGAGACATAATACTTTCTCAAGCAAAGGTGCATTTTCCTTATGGTGGAGTAGTGCCCGAACTTTCTGCAAGGGAACACACAAAAAACCTTCTACCTCTTTTGGATAGACTCTTGAAAGAGACGGGTTTTGACCTAAAGAAGATAGACTTTATCTCCTTTACTCTTACACCTGGGCTTATCCTCTCTTTGGTGGTAGGTGTGAGCTTTGCCAAGGCTTTGGCTTACGCCTTAAGGAAACCCCTTGTCCCAGTCCACCATCTGGAAGGGCATATATACTCCGTTTTTCTTGAAAAGCCAGTAAGCTATCCCTTTCTCGCTCTTATAGTCTCTGGAGGGCATACAGACCTATACCTTGTGGAAGACTTTGGCAGATACCTCTTTCTTGGTGGAACTCTTGACGATGCGGTGGGAGAAAGCTACGACAAGGTGGCAAAGCTAATGGGACTTGGATATCCGGGTGGTCCCATAATTGACAGGCTTGCCAAGGAGGGTAAACCCCTCTATAACCTCCCAAGACCTATGATAGAAGAGGATACTCTTAACATGTCCTTTAGTGGTTTAAAGACTGCGGTAAGAAGGCTCGTAGAGACTCAGGAGTATTCAAAGGAAGACCTCTCCGCTTCTTTTCAAAAGGCTGTGATGGACATTTTGGAAAGAAAGGCACTTTTGGCGATGGAGAAAACTGGTGTAAGAAGGCTTGTGATAGTGGGTGGCGTGTCCGCAAATTCAGAGCTAAGAAGACGCTTTTCAGAACTTTCAGAAAGGTTTGGCTTTGAACTTCATATACCTCATCCGAGGCTTTCTACCGATAACGCTCAGATGATAGCCTATGCAGGAATGGAAAGGTTTAAAAGGGGCATAACCGCACCAGAGGATATTAATCCAGAGCCTAATGTGCCTTTGGAGGTTTTTGGAA
- the mnhG gene encoding monovalent cation/H(+) antiporter subunit G, which produces MLIEILSTSLILIGSLFLLIGSVGLIRLRDSYSRLHALTKADMLGFGFVVLGVMFSVSSLGEALKLVIIWVFVVVYSSIVGYAIANSKRKRDA; this is translated from the coding sequence ATGCTGATTGAAATACTCTCCACAAGCCTCATATTGATAGGTAGTCTTTTTTTGCTTATAGGTAGTGTAGGACTTATAAGGCTTAGGGACTCCTACAGCAGGCTTCATGCTCTAACAAAGGCGGATATGCTCGGTTTTGGCTTTGTGGTTTTGGGCGTTATGTTCTCCGTAAGTAGCTTGGGAGAGGCTTTAAAGTTAGTTATAATATGGGTATTTGTGGTAGTTTACAGCTCCATAGTGGGATACGCTATAGCCAACAGCAAGAGGAAAAGGGATGCTTGA
- the ribD gene encoding bifunctional diaminohydroxyphosphoribosylaminopyrimidine deaminase/5-amino-6-(5-phosphoribosylamino)uracil reductase RibD — MEDLRFMKRALELAYLRKGLTHPNPTVGCVIVKDGQVVGEGYHERAGMPHAEVVALERAGEKAKGATLYVTLEPCTHYGRTPPCTDAIIRAGLKRVVIATLDPNPLVSGKGVERLRKAGIEVEVGLLEEEAKRLNEDFFVYITQKRPYITLKWAQSIDGSLALKTGESQWITSQQARNFAHRLRAEATAVLVGINTLLRDNPRLTIRAFEWERQPIRIVLDPQLKIPEECHLVEDHSAQTLVFTTSENKEKVKRLEDKGVKVILAPAKDKSLDLREVLRELYFLEVMHLLVEGGAITLTSFIKEGLFDRLWVFLGPILIGEGKRIGDIGVELLRDAPRLKLRDIKTFGDDVALEYIRS, encoded by the coding sequence ATGGAAGACCTTAGGTTTATGAAAAGGGCTTTAGAGCTTGCATATTTGCGTAAGGGTCTTACGCATCCTAACCCCACTGTGGGCTGTGTAATAGTAAAAGATGGACAGGTGGTGGGAGAGGGTTATCATGAAAGGGCTGGTATGCCTCATGCGGAGGTGGTGGCTCTTGAAAGGGCAGGGGAGAAGGCAAAGGGGGCAACCCTCTATGTGACCCTTGAACCTTGCACCCATTATGGTAGGACTCCACCTTGCACGGACGCCATTATAAGGGCAGGGTTAAAAAGGGTGGTGATTGCCACCCTTGACCCAAACCCGCTTGTATCTGGAAAGGGTGTGGAAAGGTTAAGGAAAGCAGGCATAGAGGTGGAGGTGGGACTTCTTGAAGAGGAAGCCAAAAGGCTCAACGAGGACTTCTTTGTTTATATCACCCAGAAAAGACCTTACATAACCTTGAAGTGGGCTCAGAGCATAGATGGGTCTTTGGCACTAAAGACTGGAGAAAGCCAATGGATAACCTCACAGCAGGCAAGAAACTTTGCACACCGCCTTAGGGCAGAGGCAACCGCAGTGCTTGTGGGTATAAACACCCTCTTGAGGGACAATCCAAGACTTACCATAAGAGCCTTTGAGTGGGAAAGACAGCCCATAAGGATAGTGCTTGACCCACAGCTGAAAATTCCAGAGGAGTGCCACCTTGTGGAAGACCACTCCGCTCAAACTCTTGTATTTACCACAAGCGAGAACAAGGAAAAGGTCAAAAGACTTGAAGACAAGGGGGTCAAAGTTATCCTTGCACCAGCCAAAGATAAAAGCTTGGACCTGAGGGAGGTTTTGAGAGAGCTTTACTTTTTAGAGGTGATGCATCTTCTTGTAGAAGGTGGTGCTATTACCTTGACCTCTTTCATAAAAGAAGGTCTTTTTGACCGCCTTTGGGTTTTCTTGGGTCCCATTCTCATTGGAGAGGGTAAAAGGATAGGAGATATAGGGGTGGAGCTTTTGAGGGATGCACCAAGGCTAAAACTTAGGGATATAAAAACCTTTGGCGATGACGTGGCTTTAGAATATATAAGGTCATGA
- a CDS encoding proton-conducting transporter membrane subunit: MLGFDLGYLVAVPLIGAILSLLSPIRLLVAVVFSLLSLTLSLYAFYITLSMHEPIYQWVGGWTAPLGIGFKLDGVSGFFLMMSGVVSFAVGVYSLGFFKEGYKRQGRFFWFFFFFLWAGLNAFFLSEDLFNLYVALEVLSLTAVVLVALPGYRKAIKASVNYLFLSLFASMFYLFGVAMLYTNYGTLSMSLLAQRLAGTEEFVFALLPLVLALSIKSALFPFHFWLPPAHSSTVAPASALLSGLVVKPPAYLILRLWLEVFPDNPSLEYLSWVLGGFGALAVLLGSYYAIRQRTIKMLLAYSTVAQMGYLFLMVPVYYKAQSLEVKSLVLEGFALQAFSHALAKASMFLSSGNAIYVAKRDEISYMPGFAHSHPFTFFALFFSGATLIGLPLSGGFVAKFLLLKASIETGLLFQAIVFLLGSLLASLYVYPIWKESFYQDPKKVYDKPIPRFMELSTFLLGFLAFSLGLVSGFILQGITRGVAHG; the protein is encoded by the coding sequence ATGCTTGGCTTTGACCTTGGCTATCTTGTGGCAGTGCCTCTTATAGGTGCTATCCTCTCTCTCCTATCTCCTATAAGGCTTCTTGTTGCGGTTGTTTTCAGTCTACTTTCACTAACCCTTTCCTTGTATGCCTTTTACATAACCTTAAGCATGCATGAACCCATCTATCAATGGGTAGGAGGCTGGACTGCACCACTCGGAATTGGCTTTAAGTTAGATGGTGTTTCGGGCTTTTTCCTTATGATGAGCGGGGTGGTGAGCTTTGCGGTGGGAGTATACTCTCTGGGTTTTTTCAAAGAAGGCTACAAGAGACAAGGAAGGTTTTTCTGGTTTTTCTTCTTTTTCCTCTGGGCGGGGCTTAATGCCTTTTTCCTCTCTGAGGACCTCTTTAACCTGTATGTTGCCCTTGAGGTGCTTTCCCTTACTGCGGTGGTGCTTGTTGCCCTTCCAGGCTACAGAAAAGCCATAAAGGCTTCTGTGAACTATCTGTTTTTGTCTTTGTTTGCTTCCATGTTCTACCTCTTTGGCGTTGCCATGCTATACACTAATTATGGAACTCTTAGCATGTCCCTACTTGCCCAGAGACTTGCGGGAACTGAAGAATTTGTCTTTGCACTTCTCCCCCTTGTCTTGGCTCTTTCCATAAAGTCCGCCCTTTTCCCCTTTCACTTTTGGCTTCCACCAGCCCACTCAAGCACGGTGGCACCCGCCAGTGCTCTACTTTCTGGTCTTGTGGTAAAACCACCTGCATATTTGATACTTAGACTTTGGCTTGAGGTCTTTCCGGACAACCCAAGCCTTGAATATCTAAGCTGGGTTTTGGGTGGGTTTGGTGCTCTTGCAGTGCTTTTGGGCTCCTATTACGCCATAAGGCAGAGAACCATAAAGATGCTCTTGGCATACTCTACCGTTGCACAGATGGGATACCTTTTTTTGATGGTCCCAGTATATTACAAAGCTCAAAGTTTAGAGGTAAAAAGTTTGGTTCTTGAAGGCTTTGCCCTTCAGGCTTTTTCTCACGCCTTGGCAAAAGCCAGCATGTTCCTATCCTCTGGAAATGCCATATACGTGGCAAAAAGAGATGAAATTTCCTACATGCCAGGCTTTGCCCACAGTCATCCTTTTACCTTCTTTGCCCTCTTCTTCTCGGGTGCCACCCTTATAGGTCTACCACTAAGCGGTGGCTTTGTTGCCAAGTTTCTACTTTTGAAGGCTTCTATAGAGACCGGTCTTCTCTTCCAGGCAATAGTTTTCCTTCTTGGTAGCCTGCTTGCCAGCCTATATGTCTACCCTATCTGGAAAGAGAGCTTCTATCAAGACCCCAAAAAGGTTTATGACAAACCCATACCCCGTTTTATGGAGCTTTCTACCTTCTTACTTGGCTTTTTAGCCTTCTCCTTAGGTTTGGTTTCTGGTTTTATATTGCAAGGAATAACCAGAGGTGTGGCACATGGATAG
- a CDS encoding proton-conducting transporter membrane subunit — protein MDSFVILSLLFSSFVASVIIAFLREEWYLLRTFVNVSAAVYKLFVIAYLLWSVYKGKVFEISYPMVSFVNFHLKIDPLGLLFVSLSSFLWLLTTLYAVGYLEGSPNRRRFFTFFNLAVTSTMGIALAGNTFTFFLFYELLTLSTYPLVVHKGSQKALSAGGVYLLYTLLAGNLFFVCLVVLYIMVGSGDFHAGGNPQIKAWAMANPHLASLLFYGLFFGMAVKAAIFPLHGWLTRAMVAPAPVSALLHAVAVVKAGAFGVARLVYDLYGAETVDALNLWQPLAYLAGFTIVFGSFMAVFQKELKKRLAYSTISHLSYILLGLLIPGPIATMGALLHLVNHGVMKITLFMCVGNYSETYGIHKVEEVKGIGKKMPLTTLALTIASLGLIGLPFTAGYLTKEYLQKGAQIAGVEWAVYVLYASSLLSALYLLPIVFSAWFGRGEFKKERNTNLETNPLMLLPPLITGLLTVLIWLSTKTPINPILWTELIVKGYP, from the coding sequence ATGGATAGCTTTGTGATTCTTAGCTTGCTCTTTAGCTCCTTTGTTGCGAGCGTGATAATAGCCTTCCTAAGAGAAGAATGGTATCTACTTAGAACCTTTGTAAATGTTAGTGCTGCGGTATACAAACTTTTTGTTATAGCATACCTTCTTTGGTCAGTCTATAAGGGCAAGGTCTTTGAAATAAGCTATCCCATGGTTTCCTTCGTAAACTTTCATCTTAAAATAGACCCCCTTGGACTTCTGTTTGTAAGTCTTTCCTCCTTTTTATGGCTTTTGACAACCCTGTATGCGGTTGGATACCTTGAAGGCTCTCCAAACCGTAGAAGATTTTTCACCTTCTTCAACCTTGCGGTAACCTCCACCATGGGAATAGCCCTTGCAGGCAACACCTTTACCTTTTTCCTCTTTTATGAGCTTCTTACGCTAAGCACCTATCCCCTTGTGGTTCACAAAGGCTCTCAAAAGGCTCTGAGTGCAGGAGGTGTTTATCTGTTATATACCCTATTGGCAGGAAACTTGTTTTTTGTATGCCTTGTAGTCCTATACATAATGGTAGGTAGTGGAGACTTTCATGCAGGTGGAAATCCACAGATAAAGGCTTGGGCTATGGCAAACCCCCACTTGGCAAGCTTACTCTTTTATGGTCTGTTCTTTGGAATGGCGGTAAAGGCAGCAATTTTTCCACTTCATGGTTGGCTCACAAGGGCGATGGTGGCACCAGCCCCAGTTAGTGCACTCCTGCACGCAGTAGCAGTGGTAAAGGCAGGAGCCTTTGGCGTTGCAAGGCTTGTTTATGACCTCTACGGTGCGGAGACAGTTGACGCTCTAAACCTCTGGCAACCTCTTGCTTACCTTGCAGGCTTTACCATAGTATTTGGTTCTTTTATGGCGGTATTCCAAAAGGAGCTTAAAAAAAGGCTTGCCTATTCCACAATAAGCCACCTCTCATATATACTCTTAGGTCTATTAATTCCTGGACCCATTGCCACCATGGGTGCTCTCCTACACTTAGTAAACCATGGCGTAATGAAAATAACCCTCTTTATGTGCGTAGGAAATTACTCAGAAACTTACGGAATACATAAGGTAGAAGAGGTAAAGGGAATAGGTAAGAAGATGCCTCTTACTACCCTTGCACTTACCATTGCCTCCCTTGGTCTTATAGGGCTTCCCTTTACCGCAGGCTACCTTACAAAGGAGTATCTACAAAAGGGTGCTCAGATTGCAGGTGTGGAATGGGCTGTATATGTGCTTTATGCAAGCTCTCTATTGAGTGCTCTCTATCTACTACCTATAGTCTTCAGTGCATGGTTTGGCAGAGGAGAGTTTAAGAAAGAAAGAAACACAAACCTTGAAACAAACCCCCTTATGCTCCTGCCACCTCTTATAACAGGACTATTAACGGTGCTTATATGGCTATCCACAAAGACACCCATAAACCCCATTCTCTGGACTGAGCTAATTGTAAAGGGCTACCCCTAA